The DNA sequence CTAATGGGCAAAATGAATGGCTTATAAAATGGGTTGACAAGCTTAAGAATTAATTAGTGCATGCATCAAAACTGGTGCTTATATTTGGCAGCTACCTGCATGTCTGCTACATTTTAGTGAGTTATGCTTTAGGAATGCAGTAGTATGTCCGCTGAGGTCGATAACACAGACACTAACTGCAGCAGTGGCATGTATTGTGTGCCCACATATTGATCTAAAAATTGACTGGAGCAGCCAAGTTGTCTTCAGTCACATTCAGTTAATACATAAATCCAGAAGTAGCACAAGATAAAGTGTGGAAAGGGGGGAAGTAAGCTTTTGAGACACTCTGTATTGTGTTTTGCCTGCAACACCTCTTTATTCatttcaaatataaaaaaaattgcacataCATATCTAGATCAtgcattttaaacaaagaatgaAGAGTTTATTATACGGTGTGTTGTCTCTCTCCACCAGGGGGCGTTCCCTGCCAGGCTGAAGAAAGTGTTGATTGTCGGGGCTCCAGTTTGGTTTCGAGTGCCGTACAATCTGCTCAGCCTGCTTCTCAAGGAGAAACTTAGGGAGAGGgtaaatgttcattttctaaGGCTTCTCACACACCAGCTCTTCAGCTCCAGGTTTATGTCGGTACATCATTAACAAAAGTGCTTTTTAGTTTTCCTGGAATGGCAAATAGTAAGTGAGCGAGTGATTCAGTGTCTCTGACTGTCGCAAGTGATCATTTGATTAGGGGCTGGTCTGTAACCACTTATCCATCCTGCTGCCTCATGCATGTCTGGGATGTTAATGCATGAATCACGGGAGTCGATCAACCTGCCACATTACTGCCCTTCAAGAATTTTATTAGTATGGATTTCTTTAGAGACTGCACCACCTGATGGTTCTCAAGATTATTTGTTCAGTCCAAACTAAAAATTCACCactaaatgcatattttttttggcatgaaaacatttattttaaaaaattcagtaaaaaaaaaatcttcctgtTTAAATAGCTCTATGTCAAGCATAATCTAGAGCGCAGGCATCAAACATGTGGTccatgggccaaaaccggcccaccagagggtccaatccgggacgactttgtaaagtgtaaaaattatagagaagacattaactgcaaattataaatttgtaaaattcaaatttaaaatagtttctagaccatgacaagttgttttgatcataaagtaaaatactagatagttcattgttcttttgtcagtttgtgtctcatttttgtaatagtttgccttgtttttactgtttttgtcttttttgtctgacttttgtcatttgtttcatgtttttgttgttttgtttctcgtttttattgttttgttttgctttattcgttatttgtgtcatttgtgtcattttgtcttttttgtctcacttgtatttgcctattttttgtcactttgtgtctcatttttgtaatattttgtcttgtttttgttgttttgtgtcttttttgtgtctgacttttgtaatattttctcagtTGCAATGTGTAAAAGATGACtctacctcacacacacacgtgcctatgttcagcagctcagcaccgACTCATCAACAATTATCACTATTTTTGCACTACAACATTTGCACTATGTGGTGGcccccaccacctgctgctactggtcactttattcacttagtcacttttttgttgtacagtgtacttagatttttattatagtagatgtttgcttttattatagtatttactttatctttatttttatctctattatttgttaaatgtttaatgtagcagcattgcaccgagtcaaattcctcgtttgtgaacctcatgaacaatggcaataaaactcattctgattctgattctgattctgagataaactgaggcatgttgttgaaatttatttttttaagaaattccaggttgttcataatgttttgtacaaaggtaattccttaaatgtgaacatttttgcacaaaggaaaaatttggagttgttgttatttatcggttgttatgctgtaattttactggtccggcccacttgagatcaaactgggctgaatgtggcctctgaactaaaatgagtttgacacccctgatctagaggATTTAATCTGTCTTTACTGAGCCCAGTCGATCTCTCTCTCTTCTACCTTCAGGTTCAGATGGTGAAAATGGCAGAGCTGCGCCAACACCTCCCCAGAGACTGTCTCCCACAGCACCTTGGTGGCCTGCTGCCTCTGGATGCCTACAGCTGGAACCAGCAGCTGCTGGCGGGCCAGAATGGCAGAGTAGACCCTGTGGATGAGTTAGTGGGAATCCCCATAGAGGATACCTCCATTCACGTCCCTGGACCTGAGTCCATGCGGCCGCAGGAGCTGCTGACGCACCTCGGCAGGCTACAGCGCTCAGGCATCCATCAAGAGTATGAGGAGCTGCGCAAAGAAACACCGCCTGGAACCTTCCACTGTGCACAGTGAGTtcacagcagcaaacacacactcagtgtTCACTTGTATGGTCTAATGCAGTCCAACAGAACCGCTCGGCCATAAAGTCTGCTTTTATTATGCCTATAATCTTTTTATGCagtatgtgcaatatttattctGCTCCTCTCATGTATGTGAATTGGAAAATTAGAAGCCTCTCAATGTAATTTAGTCCATACCAACACTTCCTTCAACTGTAACCTCAACAGTAAACACATAACAGAATTTACACATATCTGACTGTCAGCAAAAAGCGAAAATTATAAACTTAATAAAAATTTAACTTGGCTTTGTTCAGATAGTTTGTACATTTAgagttctgtatttttattttacatgtttcatcACTTAAGTAAGATATTTATTAGATATCATTGAAGCTCCAGCATTGGAATTGCAGTTCTGGCTCTCTTCCCATTCAAGAGGAGACTTATTTATGAGGACTTTTTGTTCATAATATATGTACCCCAGCAGTTCAGAGTTAGTATTTTAATGGTAGACATATCAACCAAAAAACATTATAGCTGGGATTTTCAATGAATTCGTTGTAGACTGCCATAGTAATAGACATCAGTAGTAACCTTTGCCTTTAATTTGTCAACAGAGCAGTCTACAATCAGGAGAGAAATCGCTATGGAGATGTGCTGTGCCTTGATCAAACCAGAGTTCGTTTGAAACCCAGAAGGAATGAGGTAACCgctttttaaaatatgcataTAACAGGTGTCACTGATAtcagaagaaaaacactgcCAGATTCATTCATGGTACCTCTCAGCTGCCAAGAAATCAGCCAAGCTTCAAAATTCTGAAAGGCTGCCACACTGCCTGGTGGCAGTCCAGCATCAGAGTAACCAAAGTACTTCAATTCTGTTGCATTTATTCTGACAAAGTCAATTATTGCTCCATTGGCCATTATAGACAAATGAGATTTACAGTCTCATTCGGGTCATAGCATACTTGTTTTCAGTTTCCTTCATCTGACTTGATGTACCTCAGATTTTGTAAGGGTTCCTTCCACCTTTGTGACAGAGCCTTGTTGTCCCTTACAGAGATCAGACTACATCAACGCAAGTTTCATGGACGGCTACAAACAGAAGAATGCTTATATTGGTACTCAAGGTATGAcagctgttgtgtgtttggttaattttcctgattttcTCAAGAATATTGAAGAGATCATTTTCTAGTTATTGGCCCAACTGCACACTGACATAGACTGTTTTGTTATTCATATTTAATCAgcactccggcttcctcccacagtccaaaaaatattctgaggttaactgataactctaaattgcccgtaggtgtgaatgcgagtgtgattgtttgtctgtatacgTAGCCCTGGCGACCTGttcagggtgtctcctgccttcaccctaagtcagctgggatagactccaccctaatgaggattaagcggtgtatagataatggatggatggatatttaatCAGCTGTTGGTGATGTAGGGTCACCCTCAGTCATGTCGGTTAACTGGCCCTTGCTGTTAAATACATATTGTGTGATTACAGAGCACTCTTTTGAACATTTAAGTTTAAAACTGCTGTTCATACAGATCCAAACTAAATGAATGGTTCCTGCTGTGAGTAGCTGCTATTGGGTCCAGTTCTTACTAGGTAAAGGGTAGATACATCCTGTTAAAATTGTTGAGAATGTCAGCATTCAGGTTAGCTGTTAAGCAGAGGTTTAACTGAGACTCGATGAATTTGTCAGTGATATACTCATTTGTTGAAGTTTTGTACATAAATTTGATCAAATTTACAGACTGTAAATGAAGAGTCAAGTAAGTAGTTGTTAGTGTAGTTCATCAGGTCACTACTCCATGCAGTTAAATAGATGTACCTCAATACACAGCTCAGTAACAGAATTTATTAAAGAAACTTTTTGCCTTTGAATCTCTCTCTTTGTACTGTTTAGGACCACTGGAAAGGACCTATGGTGATTTCTGGAGAATGGTCTGGGAACAAAACGTCCTTGTTATCGTCATGACGACAAGGTAATTTGAGCTGATAAGTCAAAAAAGGCTCCAGTTTCTCCTTTTGTCAAACAACATTAATTCTATCAACTCCATCCTGTCCCTGTGCTACAGGACAGATGAGGGCAGTCGGAGGAAGTGTGGTCAGTACTGGCCTCTGGAGGAAGGTGGACAGGAGGTCTACGGTCATATGGCAGTGGTGAACCAAAGGGTGGACCACCACACCCACTACAACCACACCACCCTGGAACTGCACAACACTGAGGTACACACATTGAGGCCCGTTTTCCTTCATTCATCTTCGGCTTGCAGTGACATTACAGTATCTTGTCACCATGAGATTATGACAAAAGTTGAGGGAGACTCCAGTTAGTAGTTGCTTCTGGTCAAAAAATACTTCCAGTATATAACTTCATGTGAAACTTCTACATTTCTGTGTATAGCTTAAACAAAGGTAATGTTTAGAGTGAGCTTTGGTGGAGTTGGTCATGTCTCCAGGCCTCCAATCTTTTGATGCTGAGCAACTTAGTGTATTGGATGACTGACTAGAGCAGCTATGATATAAGATTTTCAGTACACAAAGCCTGTGGCCAAAGGAATTCACAATATTGTCATGATATTGAAGAAGGAAAAGCAGAAGcaggaagaagacaaagaaaaaaaaagaagaagaaattcaGTCAAATTGATCTTTTACTTTATTATGTTTATGTCAAAGGAATTACAGTCAAAACATGTGTAGGGAGGTTAAGAGAAATATAGCTTTTCTGtatgctgttttaatgtttgagtTAAAACCACATAGTTACAGGGAGtggattttttatatttttttttattaggaCGTTTTTGTGATCtccagcttcatatttacattaTAGAGGTCCAAGTATCATTGATCCCCTCATCTCACGatcagcaagaaagcaaagtGCATTCCCCCAAATGTTACTGTATTCCATTCATGATGCACCTGAACCACACTTTAAATTAGAATGTATTTAAATGGcaaattattttttctacaCACCCAGACATGTGAACAGAGACAAGTGAGTCATTTCCAGTACCTCAGCTGGCCTGACTACGGCGTTCCCACCTCAGCAGTGACTCTCATCGACTTCCTGGGAGCTGTGAAGAGACAACAGAGAAAGATGGTGAAGGCTTTGGGACTGCTTTGGACGGGCCACCCACTGGGACCTCCGATGGTGGTCCACTGTAGTGCAGGGATTGGGAGAACAGGTGAGACGCAGAAATTATTTTTCTCCAAAACCTTGACGACTGACTATTTGACATTCCCCAGTCGTCttcaaataattattttgcaaAACACACCGACCCACTGTTAACGTTTCTTCAGTATGGTTGACAGAGAGGATGCAGATGTCTCTCCTAACCGGCTATGTTGTTGTCAGGTACCTTCTGTGCCCTGGACATCTGTCTGTCCCAGCTACAGGACGTAGGCTCACTTAATGTGTGCCAGACGGTGCGGCGCATGAGAACACAGAGGGCCTTCAGCATTCAAACCCCGGACCAGTACTACTTCTGCTACAATGCCATTTTGGAGCACGCTCAAAGACAGGGCCTGCTCCCAGCCAATCAGTGAGCTTCAGCCTCGACTTCCCAAACCAATCTTCATGAGCCGTATTATTCCGGCAGTCAGTTTGTTAACCCCAAGCCCGTGTTGTGTGACCAATTAGTCCAGGAAAGTAATCTTTACTGGCAGACCAAGACAAGACAGTGGCGTTGAAAGGCTTAATTGCCGACGTGATGTTTTAATGTGATAACATTCTGGCTGCCAacaatgtgatgttttgtttttgatgaacATATCTCCGAAAATGTGTGGTAGAGTGAACAAACTGCTCTGGTGTCGTGCGGTTTTGTTGTGCGTGGTCGGGCACATTGGGTAAAGTGAAGTAATGTTGGttaacttttcatttatttatttgtcaccGGTGGGTCAGGGACCTTAAAGGAGTAGTTCACCCCAAAATACGTTTGTCAGCCGCTAATATATCCCTTAACTGCTAGAATTAATATGGCCGTCATAGTCCTAAAAAGCTGTTACATTGCCTGTAACTGCTGCTGTAGAGTTAATCAAGTGTTTCACGGCCAAAT is a window from the Amphiprion ocellaris isolate individual 3 ecotype Okinawa chromosome 3, ASM2253959v1, whole genome shotgun sequence genome containing:
- the ptpn9a gene encoding tyrosine-protein phosphatase non-receptor type 9, whose translation is MAATLSAEEEQATRQFLEEINKWTSQHGVSPLSRELAVKFLMARKFDVLRAIELFHSYRETRLKEGIVRLQPQEEPLRSELLSGKFTVLSVRDPSGASIALYTAKLHHPNKTGNHVVLQALFYLLDRAVESFETQRNGLVFIYDMAGSNYTNFELDLSKKILNLLKGAFPARLKKVLIVGAPVWFRVPYNLLSLLLKEKLRERVQMVKMAELRQHLPRDCLPQHLGGLLPLDAYSWNQQLLAGQNGRVDPVDELVGIPIEDTSIHVPGPESMRPQELLTHLGRLQRSGIHQEYEELRKETPPGTFHCAQAVYNQERNRYGDVLCLDQTRVRLKPRRNERSDYINASFMDGYKQKNAYIGTQGPLERTYGDFWRMVWEQNVLVIVMTTRTDEGSRRKCGQYWPLEEGGQEVYGHMAVVNQRVDHHTHYNHTTLELHNTETCEQRQVSHFQYLSWPDYGVPTSAVTLIDFLGAVKRQQRKMVKALGLLWTGHPLGPPMVVHCSAGIGRTGTFCALDICLSQLQDVGSLNVCQTVRRMRTQRAFSIQTPDQYYFCYNAILEHAQRQGLLPANQ